GCCCCAACAGCCCAAGAAAAAACACCGACTCTCTTGCAAATGGCGGAAATTAAAGCGGTTAATGAAGAGCTACGCACGGCCTTAGAGCAGCTCCAGGCGACCCAAGCAGAGTTACAGATAAAAAATCAAGAATTACAAATGGTACGCGATGAACTTGAGCAACGCGTAGCAGAGCGGACAGTGGAGTTAAGGCAACAAGAAACCTTTTTACGCAGTATCTACGAGGGCACAGCCCAGGCAATTTTTGTGGTGGCTATCACGGAAACAGGGGACTTTCACTATGTGAGTCTCAATGCTGCAGCCCAGCGCTTGACGGGGCTTTCCCAAGAAGCATTCCAGGGGAAAACACCGGAGGCAGTTTTTGGCCCCGAGACTGGTGCTCTTTTCCGTCAAAACTATAGGGAATGTGTGCAGGCCCAGCAGAGTATTTTTTATGAAGATTATTTTGTGTTTCGGGGCTCTCCTGTGTGGACGCTGACAACCCTGTCGCCCATACGTAATGCCCAGGGCCAAATTGATCAACTGGTGGGGACTGTTTTAGACATTGGCGATCGCAAAGCCATAGAAGCGGCTCTCCAAGCTTCAGAAAGTAAATATCGCGCCTTATTTAACGAGATTGACGAAGGATATTGTATTGCCGAAATTATTCTCGATGATGCGGGAAACCCTGTTGATTATCGGATTCTCGAGGCGAATCCCCAGTTTGAGCAGTTAACAGACCTATCCCTTGAGATTGCCTTAAGCGGGCAGACGATCCGCGAAATCGCCCCGGAGCTTGAAGAACATTGGTATCAAATCTATGGCAATGTTGCCCTGACGGGCAAGCCAATTCGTTTTGAACAACAAGCTGCTGGTTGGGGACGTTGGTATAACGTTTATGCTTTCCGGATCGGTGCCCCAGAGAAACGCCAAGTTGCCATCCTATTCAGTGACATTAACCACCAGAAAAATGCAGAGACGGCCCTCCGGCAGAGTGAAGAAAAATTACGTTTATTTGTTGCTGCAAGTTCAGATATCATCTACCGAATGAGCGCAGACTGGCAGGAAATGCGTTGCCTTGAAGGAAAAGAGTTTCTTGTGAGCACTGATATTCCCCGCCGCAACTGGCTGAACATCTACATCCCTACGGAGGAACAGTCCCGGGTGATGGCAGCGGTCCAAGGTGCCATCGATACAAAGCGCTTTTTTGAATTGGAACATCAGGTGATTCGTCGGGATGGCACAATTGGCTGGACATTTTCCCGGGCGATTCCTATTTTGGATGATCAAGAAAATATCATCGAATGGTCTGGGGCAGCCAGTGATGTGACAGATCGCAAAAATGCTGAGCTTGATCTCAAGCGACAAATCCGTCAGGAATATTTGTTGGCAGATATTGCTCGGGAAATCCGCCAGTCCCTTGATTTGGAACAGGTGCTTCGAAGTACGGTTGTACGGGTTAGGGAGTGGTTAGAGTGCGATCGCGTTGTGATCTTTCAGTTTGCCCCCGATTGGCAGGGCAATGTGATTATGGAATCTGTTAGCGATCAATTCAATGCGCTTCAATCAGCGACGATTGTTGATTCTTGCTTGACAGAAAACTTTCTTGAACCCTATTGCCAAGGTCACATTTCTGTTTTAAACGATGTTAATCAATCTGATTTAGATCCCTGTTACGTTGAGTTATTAAAACAATTTCAGGTACAAGCCAGTCTTGCCGTGCCGATTCTCCAAGGCCAGGGTCTTTGGGGATTGCTCATCGCTCACCAATGCGCTGCTCCCCGCCATTGGCAAGATAATGAGATTGTGACTCTCCGGCGCTTGGGGACTCAAGTGGCCATTGCTATTCATCAAGCTGAGCTCTATGAGCGGATTCGTCAAGAACTCACGCATCGGGCCCAGATACAAACTGTTTTACAAGAGAGTGAGGCACGACTTCAGGCGATCGTCGATAATGCTCCGGTCGTCATCTATTTACTCAATCCTGAAAATAGGCATTTGTTGGTAAATCGCAGTTATGCAGACCTCCTTGAAGTGACGCCAGATAGCCTGATTGGGAAAAATGTATATGAGGTCTGGCCCGAGGCGATCGCCGATATTTTTGTCTCCCAAAACCACAGCGTCCTAGAAACAGGTCGGCTTCTCCAAACAGAAGACGTAATTTCCTTATCGGACGGCTCCCATACCTACATCACCATTAAATTTCCTCTGTATGACGCCAGTGGTGTCCCCTATGCAGTCTGCGGTATTTCCACAGATATCACCCAAAAGAAACTTCTTGAAGCTCAGTTTTATCAAGCGCAACGCCTAGAAAGCCTCGGTACATTAGCTAGCGGCATTGCCCATGACCTGAACAATGTATTGACACCAATTCTAGGAATGACGCAAATTTTTCGTTTAACCCAACCAAACTTAGATGCAACAGGTCTAGAACAACTCCAGTTTATTGAGGCCAGCGCTAAACGAGGGGCAAACTTAGTCAAGCAAGTTTTATCGGTCACCCGAACAACCCAAGGAGAACCGACGACCGTTAATTTGGCGGCACTATTGCAAGAAGAAATAGAGATGATTCGCCAGAGCTTTCCCAAGTCTATTGAAATTCAAGTTAATTTTTCTTCAACCACAAACGCCCAAGCAGACTTAGGCCAGATTTTGGCTGATCCTATTTTCTTACATCAAATTATTTTAAACCTATGCATTAACGCTCGCGATGCGATGCCAGCTGGTGGTCTAATCACAATTTCTGGGGAAAAAGTCTTTGTGGATAAAACCAAAGCCGCAAAAAAATTAGATGCCCACATAGGACATTATGCGGTTATTAGCATTACTGATACGGGATCTGGCATTCCCCCCGAAATACAAAAACGAATGTTTGATCCATTCTTTACAACGAAAGGGCCAGGTCTGGGTACTGGATTAGGTTTGACGACAGTGAATAGTCTAGTCAAATCAAACCAAGGATTTTTAGAAGTTTTTAGTAAAGTCGGCCAAGGAACCCAGTTTAAAATTTATTTTCCTCTGATAGAAGATGGTCGACTTACTGACGAAAAGTCATCAAAACTCACGCAAGCACTCAAAGCGAATAATTATGGGGAGTTAATTTTGGTGGTAGAAGATGAAGCCCTTCTCCGTGGTATGTTGCAGTCTCTGTTAGAAACTCAACATTATCAAGTTTTATTAGCAGAAAATGGCGCGCAAGCTTTGGAACTATATCAGCAGCATCAAGAAACAATCAAGCTGGTCATGACTGATTTGATGATGTCTCCCATAGATGGGTTTGTGCTCACAGAGCATTTGAGAGCAGCGGGAGCTTCAATTCCAATTATGGCTCTCAGTGGTGTACCTACCCATGAACAAAAGGCGATCGCCACGGGTGCTGACTGTTTTATGACAAAACCTTTTGATATCAATATCCTGTTAAGCCAAGTTGCTGCACTATTAGAGAACATCTGAAAAGAACCTGACAATCGTCCTTACTAGAGTCAGTTTAATAAAAAAAATAGAGATTTAGGGGCCAATTCAGTGAAAATCACGTGGTTTTTATAACCCCTGAAGACCTCTTAGATCTCCTCTTAAAACCAACACGTCCTTAAACGTAGCTTTCTTATTTTAGATATTGCTATAATAGTGCTATATGAGCATGTCAGATAATATCGAGCCAGACCATTATCTCAATCCACACAAATCAACTATCTCATCCCATAAATTACCTTGAGCAAGGAGAGTCTATACGTGAATAAGTTACTCTCAGTCTTCCTCGGCACCGTGGCCGTTGCTTTTGTCCAACCAGTTCAAGCTGAGCCTGTCTTTATTGACTTCGATTATCAATATCGTTATGGCTATGAATATAACTATGACTACGATGATTATAGTTATTATTACTATGCAAATATCTACACATACAACGATCACTCGGTAGCGTTTTCCGAGCCTGTCCTAATCAGCGCAGTTTGTCAACAGCCTCAAGTTCCTGCAGTAATTGAGCCCCAAACCAGTGCTTTTAACCATGGGAATGTATTTATTGAAGAGTCCAATATTATCATTGACAACAATTTCAGCGTAGAATGCTCTGTGCTGACAGAAAAAAATAATCCTGCGTGGGTAGAAGAAGCTATAGACTAACAGGATTCTATTCTTTTGAGTCTAGATAAAAATCTAAGTGAAAAGCTCATTAATTCATAGCTATCCAGATAAAAATCTGTGAGCTATATCCTAATAGATTTGGGAAAAATTTTACTAGCTGCGATGTTTTGAAAAGTGCGCTACTTAGACGATTCATTCATTACTAGAAGGCTGACCTTGCGAAACTAAACGAACAGCAGAACATTGCCGTGCAAGTATAGGATAAACTTCTGCATCTACCTGAACGCCTGCAGAAATCATATTTGTACAAAGCTTAACTATTTCTGCTGAAGATTCTACTTGATATCTTTCTAATTCAGCCTGTTCTCGGGCGAGTAAGGTGGTGCTAAATTCTTCGCAATTTCTCCCCACTTGCCCACCTAAAGGGATAATGATTGCCCCAGAAACAGCATAAGAATTAGAGTCACCTCCATCAAATGTGTTTCCATTCATAGAGCCACTAAATACTAGAGATGGCCGGGGGCAGACAATTCCCCTAAAACCGTAAGTCGCGCTTTGTCCTAGGTTATATACAGCAGTTTGGTTAACGACACCAGTATTTCCTAATGAATTATCATTATTCATGGTATTACTCTGATTTTGAGATGATTGCGCTCTAACATACATCGGTGTTGCTATGACTGCAGACATCGCTAATAGAAGTGAGACACACTTTTTAAAAAACATAGATAAAACCTTTAAAAATCAATGGAGAGACTATTTTGAAAAGTAAAAGAAGCACCAAAGGTTTCAACTGAACCACTAATATTTCTGGAGTAACCACTGATCACAAACTCTGATGCGCGTGAATACTCGCTTTCAACAATGTATTCATTGAATTCTGTGCCATTATTAGTTGGATTGACAGAACCCGAAGTCTTAAATTGTGACAGCTTTGTTTCAAAATAACTGGACTGTAGGCCAGATTCTGTTTTTTCTTCAATCTCTGTTAATCTGTGAAATGATGATGCGGAATTAGAAAAGCTTGCCCGGATTGTGGGACCAGCATCAAAGGGATCTGGATTGATATCTATTGCCAAAGGCTCGCCAATATACAATCCACTATAGTAGGGTTCCCCCATGAGCATATCACCCGCAAATGCCGGGCTGGCGATAAATATTGTCATCGCCAAGCCGAGCATTACTTTCATGGCTTTGTCCGTAATATTTGAAATTTTAACTACAGAATAAATAACCGTTAATTTTATCGGTTACCAGCCGCAGTTTCATGGCTATTACTGACAGAGTTGATGATGCTATTAATCGTACCAAAGACAGTCGTGCTAGAGCCAAACTCTTCGGTGCCATTTTCTACCGCAAGGGCAGTATGGAAGGTGAAACCATCGTAGTCTGTCGTGGTCGTAAAGTTATCAGCAAAACCAGTGGAAGTGCCATTTAAAGCGATAGTGCCTTCTGTTTCTCCAGAAAAATCATCCACATAGAAATCAACAGCACCATTACCTGCATTTTCACCATCGATAACAGTACCGTCAACAGTACCGTCAAAAGTTCCATTCAAAGCAATATCACTCTCGAATGAACCATCTACGATTGTTGATACGGCGCCATCATAGTACTCTTTATAGGCATAGTTAGCCCAGTCGCGGCTACCATGGGACCATTCATTAGAATACATATACAGATTGGTTTTAGTTTTAGAAGTGCTGTTAGTCCAGGTGTTAGAGACATAACTTTCACCAGCTTGGGCGGCTTGACCGATGGCTCCGAGAGCAATGATTGTACCGAGGGCGATCGCCGAAGACTTAAATTTCATCATTGTGGGAAATCCTCAATAAAATTAGGTTTTGTATGAAAAATTACATAGAAATTCAGGTAAATGAGAGCCTTTGAGCAATTGTATCAATGAAGCTTTTGCTATTTATCTTGATTAGTGGCAGAAATCTTGTTGAATTGAACCCTTTAAGCAATGCTAATTGGCTATTGCTTATGTGGCTAATAAAAGAATGCCTTTGAGATAAATAGAGTCAGTTCAATTCATATCTGAAGATGCTCTTTTGCTTTCACTTACGTATTTCTTTGTAACCCAGTTATATTCATTTTTTCTAATGGAGTCAACCCACGATTTTCCTTTTTAATAAAGTATATAGAATTGATAAATATCGAAACTTTTTAATGCAAAATAAATGTGAAATTGGTGTGAGTTTTATGGAATTAGAAACAATAAAATCTCATGTAATTGATAGGCTTGAAATGAAATTACTGTGAAGTAAACATAAATCTATAAAGCCGATTTTTTGAAATGATGCTCCTTTAAAGAGCATCTTTCTGCTTTCTATAGGCAGTAAATTAGGGACTTTTGAGAGAGATAGTGATCGGCTAACTGGCCAATCACGATCAAAAAAAATGTGACAAGATATCAATAAAACCAGAGCTTAACGGTGCACCTAGGGGGCGATCGCCCTACGTTATCTTTTGGGTTACTGCCGCGATAACAGCGCAGCTATTGTAAATAGCATGTTTACAAATCGCGTATTCTGGCAAGACCTATCATTACCGAGTGCAATCAAGGAGCGAAGCATGCATATAGCCTGCCTGGGAGCTGCCATTGAGGGTGAAGGTGACGAAATACCAATCTGTTGAATTAGCCAGGCGATCGCCGATAACTTTGCTCTCTACTCTCACCCTTGCTTCTCGAGTTAACTCCCTGACGATGATTGCGTTAGCGGACGGTTCCGTTCGCACCCGCCCTAAACCACTTCCGGCCGCGACATTGAGGGCACACCATGTGGGTAAATAGCTAGGTAACAGCGGTGATTGAGCCACGGGGAGTGAAACCGCATTTGTGTCGATGAAAACCGAATAATCTACAAGGATCGGTAAACCCTGTCCATGGACAAGGTAGCCCTCTAAACTTTTGGCAAGATCATAAAGACGTTGATGCTCTGTGATGCGAACACAGCCATGGCCGCTGCGGTCAATGAAGCCATCGTGTTGCAGAGGACCTGCCCCCCAGACAGGGGCATGGAGGGCAAAACCATTGTGGATCTGCATAAAATTTCGAATTCCGAGGGATGTCCTAGACTGTAGGCCATGGATATTGAAGTGAGACCCCATCCCATCACCAAATCTTTGGTTTGTACTTCTGGCGAGGTTTACCGTTTCTGGTGCCCAGGAAATTAATCCCAACTCGAAAACGATATCGCTTCCCCCATAGTCCCTGGTCACTTTGCCATGCATCCGACCAGCAGCATCTTTAT
The nucleotide sequence above comes from [Synechococcus] sp. NIES-970. Encoded proteins:
- a CDS encoding multi-sensor hybrid histidine kinase, with product MKILVVEDESTVAKTIEMILLSQHYAVDLAAHGLAGLEMIEAYSYDLIVLDIGLPQIDGVSLCQKLRDRGIQTPILLLTGQDATAQAKAIALNTGADDYMTKPFDAEELVARIQTLLRRGDLKTLPVLQWGALSLDPSRLQVSYGETLLHLTPKEYSLLEILLRHAPNILNTYTILEQGWNALEVPSDETLRTHMKGLRKKLRLAGAANDFIKTVHRQGYRLNPLYGEVAPTAQEKTPTLLQMAEIKAVNEELRTALEQLQATQAELQIKNQELQMVRDELEQRVAERTVELRQQETFLRSIYEGTAQAIFVVAITETGDFHYVSLNAAAQRLTGLSQEAFQGKTPEAVFGPETGALFRQNYRECVQAQQSIFYEDYFVFRGSPVWTLTTLSPIRNAQGQIDQLVGTVLDIGDRKAIEAALQASESKYRALFNEIDEGYCIAEIILDDAGNPVDYRILEANPQFEQLTDLSLEIALSGQTIREIAPELEEHWYQIYGNVALTGKPIRFEQQAAGWGRWYNVYAFRIGAPEKRQVAILFSDINHQKNAETALRQSEEKLRLFVAASSDIIYRMSADWQEMRCLEGKEFLVSTDIPRRNWLNIYIPTEEQSRVMAAVQGAIDTKRFFELEHQVIRRDGTIGWTFSRAIPILDDQENIIEWSGAASDVTDRKNAELDLKRQIRQEYLLADIAREIRQSLDLEQVLRSTVVRVREWLECDRVVIFQFAPDWQGNVIMESVSDQFNALQSATIVDSCLTENFLEPYCQGHISVLNDVNQSDLDPCYVELLKQFQVQASLAVPILQGQGLWGLLIAHQCAAPRHWQDNEIVTLRRLGTQVAIAIHQAELYERIRQELTHRAQIQTVLQESEARLQAIVDNAPVVIYLLNPENRHLLVNRSYADLLEVTPDSLIGKNVYEVWPEAIADIFVSQNHSVLETGRLLQTEDVISLSDGSHTYITIKFPLYDASGVPYAVCGISTDITQKKLLEAQFYQAQRLESLGTLASGIAHDLNNVLTPILGMTQIFRLTQPNLDATGLEQLQFIEASAKRGANLVKQVLSVTRTTQGEPTTVNLAALLQEEIEMIRQSFPKSIEIQVNFSSTTNAQADLGQILADPIFLHQIILNLCINARDAMPAGGLITISGEKVFVDKTKAAKKLDAHIGHYAVISITDTGSGIPPEIQKRMFDPFFTTKGPGLGTGLGLTTVNSLVKSNQGFLEVFSKVGQGTQFKIYFPLIEDGRLTDEKSSKLTQALKANNYGELILVVEDEALLRGMLQSLLETQHYQVLLAENGAQALELYQQHQETIKLVMTDLMMSPIDGFVLTEHLRAAGASIPIMALSGVPTHEQKAIATGADCFMTKPFDINILLSQVAALLENI
- a CDS encoding hypothetical protein (conserved hypothetical protein); this translates as MFFKKCVSLLLAMSAVIATPMYVRAQSSQNQSNTMNNDNSLGNTGVVNQTAVYNLGQSATYGFRGIVCPRPSLVFSGSMNGNTFDGGDSNSYAVSGAIIIPLGGQVGRNCEEFSTTLLAREQAELERYQVESSAEIVKLCTNMISAGVQVDAEVYPILARQCSAVRLVSQGQPSSNE